ACGGCTTAATCGGTGCAAACGGTGCCGGCAAATCGACGTTCATCAAAATTCTTGCCGGTGAACTTGAAGCACAATCCGGAAATGTTTCTATGGGCTCTGGTGAACGCTTAGCCGTTTTGAAGCAAAACCATTTTGAATATGAAGAGCATGCAGTTCTTGAGACGGTCATCATGGGCCATAAAAAACTTTACGAAGTCATGTCTGAGAAGAATGCCATTTATATGAAAGAAGATTTCTCTGACGAGGATGGCATGCGTGCCGCTGAACTCGAAGGCGAATTCGCAGAATTGAACGGCTGGGAAGCTGAATCGGAAGCTGCCATCTTATTGCAAGGACTTGGTATTACCGAGGCTCTTCACGACAAGAAAATGTCGGAACTATCCGGATCCGATAAAGTTAAAGTGCTTTTGGCACAAGCTCTATTCGGCAAACCCGATGTTCTTCTATTGGATGAGCCGACCAACCACTTGGACTTGAAAGCGATCCAATGGCTGGAAGAATTCTTGATCAACTTTGACAACACCGTCATCGTTGTTTCGCATGACCGTCACTTCCTGAACAAAGTTTGTACGCATATCGCCGACCTCGATTTCGGAAAAATTCAGCTATACGTCGGAAACTACGACTTTTGGTATGAGTCCAGCCAGTTGGCTACGCGTTTGGCATCTGACCAGAATTCGAAAAAAGAAGAAAAGATTAAAGAGCTTCAAGCCTTTATCGCACGCTTCTCCGCCAATGCCTCGAAATCGAAGCAAGCAACTTCACGGAAGAAAATGCTTGATAAAATCGAGTTGGACGATATTCGCCCATCTTCCCGCAAATATCCGTTTGTCAACTTCACCATCGGCCGTGAAATC
This is a stretch of genomic DNA from Planococcus maritimus. It encodes these proteins:
- a CDS encoding ABC-F family ATP-binding cassette domain-containing protein, producing MIAVNDVSLRFGDRKLFEDVNIQFNPGNCYGLIGANGAGKSTFIKILAGELEAQSGNVSMGSGERLAVLKQNHFEYEEHAVLETVIMGHKKLYEVMSEKNAIYMKEDFSDEDGMRAAELEGEFAELNGWEAESEAAILLQGLGITEALHDKKMSELSGSDKVKVLLAQALFGKPDVLLLDEPTNHLDLKAIQWLEEFLINFDNTVIVVSHDRHFLNKVCTHIADLDFGKIQLYVGNYDFWYESSQLATRLASDQNSKKEEKIKELQAFIARFSANASKSKQATSRKKMLDKIELDDIRPSSRKYPFVNFTIGREIGNDVLTVKDLSQTVDGNQLLNNISFNLNKDDKIVLMGDPLAKSALLRVLAGEDEPASGSARWGVTTSRAYLPIDNTEYFEGSETSLVDWLRQYSPEDESETFLRGFLGRMLFSGEEVKKKPSVLSGGEKVRCMLSKMMLSHANVLLLDEPTNHLDLESIQALNNGMIAFKGAMVFTSHDHQFIQTVANRVIEIQEDGSILDKQLTYDEFLEWKETQGIAK